A section of the Gemmatimonadota bacterium genome encodes:
- a CDS encoding nuclear transport factor 2 family protein codes for MRRWTAVLAAAAVLAVPATTVAQEMADHDAEAKAAVEAGSQMWVEAFNASDAAALTALYADDATLMAPGAPAATGHEAIHATFVAALEAAPGFAASVEAKSVHVMGDMAVEVGGWVMTDADGGHADHGSYMAVWRNVDGEWKFAYDMWNSSMPASDDDM; via the coding sequence ATGCGTAGATGGACCGCAGTGCTCGCGGCGGCAGCCGTGCTTGCTGTACCAGCGACGACGGTCGCACAGGAGATGGCGGATCACGACGCCGAGGCGAAGGCGGCGGTCGAGGCCGGGTCGCAGATGTGGGTTGAAGCGTTCAACGCGAGCGACGCCGCGGCGCTCACCGCGCTGTACGCCGACGACGCGACGTTGATGGCGCCCGGCGCACCGGCGGCGACGGGGCACGAAGCCATCCACGCTACGTTCGTGGCGGCCCTCGAGGCTGCGCCGGGCTTCGCGGCAAGCGTGGAAGCGAAATCCGTTCACGTGATGGGCGACATGGCCGTCGAGGTAGGTGGCTGGGTCATGACCGACGCCGACGGAGGGCACGCCGATCACGGCTCCTACATGGCCGTGTGGCGCAACGTCGACGGCGAGTGGAAGTTCGC